The Megalobrama amblycephala isolate DHTTF-2021 linkage group LG13, ASM1881202v1, whole genome shotgun sequence genome contains a region encoding:
- the si:ch211-154o6.3 gene encoding vegetative incompatibility protein HET-E-1, whose translation MGEVRKLQKKLRQIENLEIKISLTPEEKIKVSKKAELRSRLAELLLQHSGPQQTQGIVGKKEDKMKRQVEEVTEPHVARPPALKIAREERRENEGSDGRQTDGRGETHLPVSPSAEEQEDAEFKTRKQTWEKSKFRLRTLEGHSDIITCVVAVDNLVISGSRDTTVKVWHVPTATEQRNLGGHSGGVTCLSAPPPEYCRRLAREFDLADKERFVLSGSTDCCVRIWALSSGQCIKSIYTFNAVTSLCFIPEGHGFIVTGSDAGKLQVWSWSSQENCLSANAHLDAVTTLQSQGPLLFSGSAEGCVCVWEVSDDGPEPLRRLHLWGPEVTGCGGDDGVNGRLILSPRGDRVFLSCGRASIRILNWRTGVMTRLTNHSSTAGVTDCVNQIPGLLIGSCFDLANGESKINLFSLPQCRYLVSLTSSDLPRILCFAAWLTASGDHRWVTGGRELIVWEQLPGSFKKRGDVTVRRDSRLEDCLLESDRDSEDDKSEDDDEDSITQDASETEEPASSSWLRCVLQ comes from the exons ATGGGGGAGGTGAGGAAACTCCAAAAGAAGTTAAGGCAAATTGAGAACTTGGAAATCAAAATCTCCCTCACTCCCGAGGAAAAAATAAAG GTCtcaaagaaggcggagcttCGCTCCAGATTGGCTGAGCTTCTGCTGCAGCATTCTGGCCCCCAGCAAACTCAAGGGATTGTGGGAAAAAAGGAGGATAAAATGAAAAGACAAGT CGAGGAGGTCACAGAGCCACATGTTGCCCGTCCCCCTGCGCTAAAGATTGCACGAGAGGAGAGACGAGAGAATGAAGGGAGCGATGGAAGGCAGACAGATGGCAGAGGAGAAACGCATCTCCCCGTCAGCCCCAGTGCAGAGGAACAAGAAG ATGCCGAATTCAAAACACGCAAACAAACTTGGGAAAAGTCCAAGTTTCGCCTCAGAACTCTGGAGGGTCACAGTGACATCATCACCTGTGTGGTCGCCGTCGACAATCTTGTGATTTCTGGCAG TCGAGATACAACAGTTAAAGTGTGGCATGTTCCCACGGCAACGGAGCAGCGCAATTTGGGAGGTCACAGCGGTGGAGTCACCTGTCTCAGTGCACCACCTCCAGAGTACTGCAGAAGATTGG CACGTGAATTCGACTTGGCTGACAAGGAAAGATTTGTTCTAAGTGGTTCCACAGACTGTTGTGTGAGAATTTGGGCTTTGAGCTCGG GTCAGTGTATTAAATCCATCTACACCTTCAATGCAGTCACAAGCCTGTGCTTCATTCCTGAGGGACACGGCTTCATTGTTACTGGCTCAG ATGCTGGGAAGCTGCAGGTGTGGAGCTGGAGCTCGCAGGAGAACTGTCTGTCAGCGAACGCACACCTGGACGCAGTCACCACACTACAG TCACAGGGTCCTCTGCTGTTCAGTGGCTCCGCCgagggatgtgtgtgtgtgtgggaggtGTCCGATGATGGGCCGGAGCCCCTCCGCAGGCTGCACCTCTGGGGGCCAGAAGTCACAGGGTGTGGAGGGGATGACGGGGTGAACGGGAGGCTGATTCTGAGCCCCCGCGGTGACCGTGTGTTTCTCTCGTGTGGGAGGGCCAGCATACGAATCCTAAATTGGAGAACGg GCGTGATGACTAGACTAACCAATCACAGCAGTACTGCGGGTGTCACAGATTGTGTAAATCAGATACCCGGTCTTTTGATTGGCTCTTGTTTTGACCTCGCTAATGGAGAAAGCAAGATTAACC TCTTCTCACTTCCCCAGTGCAGGTACCTGGTTTCTCTCACCTCTTCAGATCTTCCCAGAATTCTTTGCTTTGCCGCGTGGCTAACAGCAAGTGGGGACCATCGTTGGGTCACAGGGGGTCGTGAACTCATTGTTTGGGAGCAGCTTCCGGGAAGTTTTAAAAAgag AGGCGATGTCACAGTGAGACGAGACAGCCGATTGGAAGATTGTCTTTTGGAATCTGACAGAGACTCAGAAGATGACAAAAGCGAGG ACGACGATGAAGACTCCATAACCCAGGATGCATCTGAAACAGAGGAACCCGCAAGTTCTTCATGGCTGCGTTGTGTACTTCAGTGA
- the LOC125242920 gene encoding PILR alpha-associated neural protein isoform X3: MRDDRRSEEPVNRQKRWSDDDRKWEELGEMQMPVTAQASTTPLWAVDWGPTQPLEDETHHVLSSLETASLRVTTSEDWTHHRSAPTNQTQRPTMGERDKIETEEPDTKEVDPQFYVTVTISSLLILSAVIISAKLCYDRSLSQRPPPLSLAIPRSIAQEDSRQTLHSTPSFSDRERIPVVNL, translated from the exons ATGAG AGATGATCGGAGAAGCGAGGAGCCAGTGAACAGGCAGAAGCGATGGAGCGATG ATGACagaaagtgggaggagttgggaGAAATGCAGATGCCAGTCACGGCGCAGGCCAGCACCACTCCGCTCTGGGCCGTGGACTGGGGTCCCACGCAGCCCCTGGAGGACGAAACCCATCATGTCCTGTCCAGCCTGGAGACGGCGAGTCTGAGGGTGACCACATCTGAAGACTGGACTCATCACCGGAGTGCGCCTACCAATCAAACGCAACGCCCAACTATGGGAGAGAGGGATAAGATAGAGACAGAGGAGCCGGACACCAAGGAAG tggaccCACAGTTTTATGTGACGGTAACAATATCATCTCTGCTGATTCTCTCTGCGGTCATCATCTCTGCTAAACTCTG TTACGACCGCAGTCTCTCCCAGCGTCCTCCACCTCTCTCCCTCGCCATCCCTCGTTCCATAGCTCAGGAGGACAGCAGGCAGACACTGCACAGCACTCCATCCTTCTCCGACAGAGAGAG
- the LOC125242920 gene encoding PILR alpha-associated neural protein isoform X1, with product MERCSISPHIGFIPLWSFLLVTVIFCTATGDTDDRKWEELGEMQMPVTAQASTTPLWAVDWGPTQPLEDETHHVLSSLETASLRVTTSEDWTHHRSAPTNQTQRPTMGERDKIETEEPDTKEVDPQFYVTVTISSLLILSAVIISAKLCYDRSLSQRPPPLSLAIPRSIAQEDSRQTLHSTPSFSDRERIPVVNL from the exons ATGGAGCGATG CTCCATCTCTCCCCACATTGGATTCATTCCCCTTTGGAGCTTCCTGCTGGTCACTGTAATTTTTTGCACTGCCACCGGTGACACAGATGACagaaagtgggaggagttgggaGAAATGCAGATGCCAGTCACGGCGCAGGCCAGCACCACTCCGCTCTGGGCCGTGGACTGGGGTCCCACGCAGCCCCTGGAGGACGAAACCCATCATGTCCTGTCCAGCCTGGAGACGGCGAGTCTGAGGGTGACCACATCTGAAGACTGGACTCATCACCGGAGTGCGCCTACCAATCAAACGCAACGCCCAACTATGGGAGAGAGGGATAAGATAGAGACAGAGGAGCCGGACACCAAGGAAG tggaccCACAGTTTTATGTGACGGTAACAATATCATCTCTGCTGATTCTCTCTGCGGTCATCATCTCTGCTAAACTCTG TTACGACCGCAGTCTCTCCCAGCGTCCTCCACCTCTCTCCCTCGCCATCCCTCGTTCCATAGCTCAGGAGGACAGCAGGCAGACACTGCACAGCACTCCATCCTTCTCCGACAGAGAGAG
- the LOC125242920 gene encoding PILR alpha-associated neural protein isoform X2 has translation MERCSISPHIGFIPLWSFLLVTVIFCTATGDTDDRKWEELGEMQMPVTAQASTTPLWAVDWGPTQPLEDETHHVLSSLETASLRVTTSEDWTHHRSAPTNQTQRPTMGERDKIETEEPDTKEVDPQFYVTVTISSLLILSAVIISAKLCYDRSLSQRPPPLSLAIPRSIAQEDSRQTLHSTPSFSDRER, from the exons ATGGAGCGATG CTCCATCTCTCCCCACATTGGATTCATTCCCCTTTGGAGCTTCCTGCTGGTCACTGTAATTTTTTGCACTGCCACCGGTGACACAGATGACagaaagtgggaggagttgggaGAAATGCAGATGCCAGTCACGGCGCAGGCCAGCACCACTCCGCTCTGGGCCGTGGACTGGGGTCCCACGCAGCCCCTGGAGGACGAAACCCATCATGTCCTGTCCAGCCTGGAGACGGCGAGTCTGAGGGTGACCACATCTGAAGACTGGACTCATCACCGGAGTGCGCCTACCAATCAAACGCAACGCCCAACTATGGGAGAGAGGGATAAGATAGAGACAGAGGAGCCGGACACCAAGGAAG tggaccCACAGTTTTATGTGACGGTAACAATATCATCTCTGCTGATTCTCTCTGCGGTCATCATCTCTGCTAAACTCTG TTACGACCGCAGTCTCTCCCAGCGTCCTCCACCTCTCTCCCTCGCCATCCCTCGTTCCATAGCTCAGGAGGACAGCAGGCAGACACTGCACAGCACTCCATCCTTCTCCGACAGAGAGAGGTAG